In Stieleria varia, one genomic interval encodes:
- a CDS encoding serine/threonine-protein kinase yields MQIACPNCKAKLTLGTPKPGRYKPKCKHCEQPFILLVSDDDPPKIRFGKIPTEKTSEQKPPSQAVGKPAPQEQPTQAAPASATQADPDQTIDATIAPSQTTAQTTAQTTAQTTARTIQKTMDASIAAAKSSQSATLEATLDPSTTGNSNADFSGDAAAIVSSGRGSNGAAAPSGARSSVAKPATAASSNDLSPIPQRLGGYKILRMLGRGAMGAVYQAQQISLDRNVALKTIRSRLAQNPASLARFTREAYAAAQLTHHNVVQIYDFGEDEGQHFFSMEWVRGGTLGDLVQEKGPIDPKLAASYILQAARGLQFAHRNGMVHRDIKPANLLLSDDGVVKVADLGLVKIPEWVEPESEVGPAAVSGVQSGTHVTMQGTAVGTPAYMAPEQGIDASSVDHRADIYSLGCSLFYMLAGKAPFDGSEVSEVLAMHAHQPVPDLTKINPRVPPQLAEIVSRCMAKQPAQRYDSLATMIDDLDAFLGIQHDGEFSPTTQQADQWESIASEYAASQAMRRLGKPLLLTLAIVSLLLTIALPILLSIGWIALGPMLCLSVLATAIILGSTGGRSPVATSMRRWIGTLTWWDYLMAAFAIPTVAVVGFLAGMLPAAMIGGILGAAAGAGYHFGLIAPSRRSGEDKLQQAERFMRDLRIAGADETGLRNFAARYAGKRWELIYEDLFGYRALIDAKTRLQHDPSFRGGVSRSSWRDRICDRLDTMAKSNEESKTHQQLAAIEERGLVSEGLSASEARERSWQMAAAVMEGAKLPAPINTDDAEAAARAKRERIKADLAEARSGKYKIKRDPLKPLKLALSGYTRLLAGCCLLAVFGIWAQSSGLLSSELIQSVKTGDVDLQALGQQAVETPMADAQVGGGMNPWSIGAAGLLLAMSAFVSGWRMTPFAVIATIVIVLGAQLGVPAINVVPAWLVSLAAGLIVYLPGIFFGESGHAQ; encoded by the coding sequence ATGCAAATAGCCTGCCCAAATTGCAAGGCAAAGCTGACGCTCGGCACACCCAAACCGGGACGCTACAAACCGAAGTGCAAGCACTGTGAACAACCCTTCATCTTGCTCGTCTCAGATGATGATCCACCCAAAATCCGATTCGGTAAAATCCCGACGGAGAAAACTTCCGAACAAAAACCACCGTCTCAGGCCGTCGGAAAACCTGCTCCACAAGAACAGCCCACTCAAGCTGCCCCAGCTTCGGCAACCCAAGCGGATCCGGATCAAACCATTGATGCAACCATAGCGCCTTCGCAGACCACGGCGCAGACCACGGCGCAGACCACGGCGCAGACCACGGCGCGAACGATCCAGAAAACGATGGACGCGTCGATCGCTGCGGCGAAGTCGTCGCAGTCTGCCACTCTGGAGGCGACACTCGACCCGAGCACGACGGGCAACTCGAATGCGGATTTCAGCGGTGACGCCGCCGCGATCGTATCGTCTGGTCGCGGCAGCAATGGCGCAGCTGCCCCTTCTGGAGCCCGGTCATCCGTTGCCAAACCAGCAACCGCCGCGTCGTCAAACGATTTGTCACCGATCCCTCAACGATTGGGCGGCTACAAGATCTTGCGAATGCTTGGTCGTGGCGCGATGGGCGCCGTCTATCAAGCACAGCAGATCTCGTTGGATCGCAACGTCGCACTCAAAACCATCCGCTCGCGGTTGGCACAGAATCCGGCTTCTCTGGCTCGTTTCACTCGCGAAGCCTATGCGGCGGCACAACTGACGCACCACAACGTCGTACAGATCTATGACTTTGGTGAAGACGAAGGGCAGCATTTCTTCAGCATGGAATGGGTGCGTGGGGGAACGCTCGGCGATCTCGTTCAAGAAAAAGGGCCGATCGATCCCAAGCTGGCTGCCAGTTACATCTTGCAGGCCGCGCGGGGGCTCCAGTTCGCCCACCGCAACGGCATGGTTCACCGCGACATCAAGCCAGCGAACCTGTTGCTCAGTGACGACGGCGTGGTCAAAGTCGCTGACTTGGGACTGGTCAAGATTCCCGAATGGGTCGAGCCCGAATCAGAAGTCGGACCGGCGGCCGTCAGTGGAGTTCAGAGTGGTACCCACGTGACGATGCAGGGCACCGCTGTCGGTACGCCCGCTTACATGGCTCCCGAACAAGGAATCGATGCGTCGTCGGTGGATCATCGCGCCGACATCTACTCGCTCGGCTGCAGTCTGTTTTACATGCTCGCGGGCAAAGCACCCTTTGACGGTTCGGAAGTCTCCGAAGTGCTGGCGATGCACGCCCACCAACCGGTTCCCGATCTGACAAAGATCAATCCGCGTGTGCCGCCACAACTCGCTGAAATTGTGTCTCGGTGCATGGCCAAACAGCCCGCGCAGCGATACGACTCGCTGGCGACGATGATCGATGACCTGGACGCCTTTCTCGGCATCCAACACGACGGCGAGTTTTCACCGACGACGCAGCAAGCAGACCAGTGGGAGTCGATCGCCAGCGAGTACGCGGCGTCACAAGCGATGCGTCGGTTGGGCAAGCCGCTGCTGCTGACGCTTGCCATCGTATCCCTCCTGCTCACCATCGCTCTGCCGATCCTGTTGTCGATCGGTTGGATCGCGTTGGGGCCGATGTTGTGCTTGAGCGTCTTGGCCACAGCGATCATCTTGGGTTCCACGGGCGGACGTAGCCCTGTCGCCACCTCGATGCGCCGCTGGATCGGCACGCTGACTTGGTGGGACTACCTCATGGCGGCGTTCGCCATACCGACCGTCGCTGTGGTCGGCTTTCTCGCCGGCATGCTGCCCGCCGCAATGATCGGCGGCATCCTCGGAGCGGCCGCCGGCGCGGGTTATCATTTCGGATTGATCGCGCCGAGCCGACGCTCAGGCGAGGACAAGTTGCAACAAGCAGAACGCTTCATGCGTGATCTGCGGATCGCCGGTGCCGACGAAACAGGCCTGCGAAACTTTGCCGCCCGCTATGCCGGCAAACGCTGGGAGCTGATCTATGAAGACCTGTTCGGATACCGCGCGCTGATCGATGCGAAAACAAGGTTGCAGCACGATCCGAGTTTCCGCGGTGGTGTCTCCCGCTCAAGTTGGCGTGATCGCATTTGCGATCGGTTGGACACGATGGCCAAGTCCAACGAAGAGTCAAAGACGCATCAACAGTTGGCCGCCATCGAAGAACGTGGGTTGGTCAGCGAAGGACTCAGTGCATCAGAGGCACGCGAGCGCAGTTGGCAAATGGCCGCTGCGGTGATGGAGGGTGCTAAGCTGCCCGCGCCGATCAATACGGACGACGCGGAGGCCGCAGCCAGAGCCAAGCGGGAACGCATCAAAGCGGACTTGGCCGAAGCACGCAGTGGCAAGTACAAAATCAAACGCGATCCTCTCAAACCGCTCAAACTCGCGTTGTCGGGCTACACACGACTACTGGCCGGATGTTGTCTGCTGGCCGTGTTCGGGATTTGGGCACAAAGTTCCGGTTTGCTCAGCAGCGAATTGATCCAGTCCGTAAAAACCGGCGATGTGGACCTGCAAGCGTTGGGGCAACAAGCCGTTGAGACGCCGATGGCGGACGCCCAAGTCGGCGGGGGAATGAATCCTTGGTCGATCGGGGCCGCCGGATTGCTGCTGGCCATGTCCGCGTTCGTTTCCGGCTGGCGAATGACTCCCTTTGCAGTGATCGCAACCATCGTGATCGTCTTGGGTGCTCAGTTGGGCGTCCCGGCGATCAATGTGGTGCCCGCATGGCTGGTCTCGCTTGCCGCAGGACTGATCGTCTATTTGCCCGGCATTTTCTTTGGCGAGTCAGGACACGCTCAGTGA
- a CDS encoding MG2 domain-containing protein, whose translation MNHMNDHDELMQQLMELHYGLLDDSEAAELRGRIAKDPAVATAWATTLQLAGKITEATKVQPTGDLATSMGALQTAFKADDGRDVNDRDEDALPAHAEANHPGEGGNAGFWITAFATLATAACLAVMVTGYRYQQSLPAAPPAALQVRAQSVEPEKATASHEFRFTTMRLSARGSTASSIVVPASISFSVLSNGSVLFAGESETGPDGMCRVTVPDDVVIPPDSRLKVTANTDGEEQANATIEIPLEPTRCLTYVTVDRPVYRPGETIFFRSLTLNRRSLAAHADVPIEYHLLDPSGAKIGALEIAGVTDRGVGNGSFALPSFAPGGTYKLVAKSLDGFFPDEEREIQVRAYRVPRFKKDLEFRRRSYGATDTVEADFSVRRAEGEVLADATAVVTARVDERVIYENTTRTGEDGTLAIEFKLPEVIEKGVGTLSVMIDDGSVKETQSKSIPIHTGKVTMEFYPEGGYLVDGLDNRVYFNARDSLGEPIEVTGEVLSASGKKVADIQTVRDGMGLFRFVPEVGQRYQVKIVSPLDVTSTPELPAVVENLPVIDTLDGVLDSNEALGMIVRSPKRRDVLVHVVCRGELVGQQRVALKKGDNTIAVALQPSANGVLRVTVLDAQSTPPTPMVERLVFRRSDQELNVRVVSDDGVSRDSAIERSPGEATRLTLQVTDENDRPIAAVLGVSVVDDASLSLDETERPTLKTHFLLTSEVQSPEDLEHANFYLSDDAEAAESLDLLLGTQGWRRFVSGSADQADGAFKEQLTKLLDLDGSRNSELPVQVSNEPVFHSQWSVYQSKMRDAWQALIGETMVLLLLVGMVWVVFVALISLFARRRTASVFAGLLLLVVSGLMIAGCGVPENRVVSTAEIKSDEAGSAMASGEEADMSAAKAWAENPTEIKPVESSAPAAEKPTSEPADLGGRDDEAKWSDLVDAGRDMMKGMKGMDGFPMNELAGDFAGQAFEDRSDMNAFGGPGLDMGMGMGNAMGQGMGLDPVANRQQRFREQLSQYANSRGISGKDLANQLLAELRFPVREYAHQHQRPDPEVRSDFAETLYWNPLLITDSRGKATIRFDVSDSVTLFRVNIDGHTTDGRIGSGDAEVVSRLPFQIEPKLPLEVTSGDRIDLPVAVVNATKDEVDVSLDLVVGDELSAESTAATLSGIAGLDRTRQYFPLFVGSGHNEKTASIEIRGRTAAPGGQVLKDNIRRTLKISPRGYPMSSALSGTINESAEVDLPIPRDIVPGSLAVTLRVYPSRLADLMSGVEGILQEPHGCFEQTSATNYPNTMALLLMKQNGIAKPEITRKATGMLERGYGKLTSFECQQLGYEWFGSDPGHEALSAFGLMQFADMQQVMQVDTEMVQRTRTWLMSRRDGKGGFHRNPRHLHVWSVQQEIVNAYVMWALTEADVASGQPQRSAREMAKELDEIQRVAQSSEDAYLIALSAATLMNAGRVSVGEKLLNRLGELQADDGGLDGATTVVSSGGISRQVETTSLAILAWLKSKQHVERTRRATMWLLAHRQSGSGFGSTQATVLALKALVGAGKLLGNNSSGSLQVQLGDETIGQASWSTIDSGDAIEIRGLGDELLKRLSADRETESVALKLLAPGCESLAFSIDIVSHAETPISDASCPLKLTTEFVGGDKATSLTDGATATVRATLVNTTDAGQPMAVAVVGLPGGVEPKMEELDELQEAGQFDYYELRGRDVVFYWRTLEPSAKKTIDFTVTATVPGSYTGPASRTYLYYTAEAKNWTAPLKVETAR comes from the coding sequence ATGAACCATATGAATGATCACGATGAACTGATGCAGCAACTGATGGAGTTGCACTACGGGCTGTTGGACGACAGCGAGGCGGCTGAATTGCGTGGCCGGATCGCAAAGGATCCCGCCGTCGCGACGGCTTGGGCGACCACTCTGCAATTGGCTGGCAAAATCACGGAGGCAACGAAGGTTCAACCGACTGGTGATTTGGCAACGTCGATGGGTGCGCTCCAAACGGCCTTCAAAGCAGATGACGGTCGAGACGTGAACGATCGAGACGAGGACGCTTTGCCGGCACATGCCGAGGCCAATCATCCTGGTGAAGGCGGCAACGCAGGATTTTGGATCACTGCGTTTGCAACGCTTGCCACGGCGGCATGCTTGGCCGTGATGGTGACCGGCTATCGGTATCAACAAAGTTTGCCAGCCGCGCCGCCGGCGGCTCTGCAAGTCCGTGCTCAATCGGTCGAGCCTGAGAAGGCGACGGCCAGTCATGAGTTTCGTTTCACCACCATGCGTCTATCCGCACGAGGCTCCACGGCCAGCTCCATCGTGGTCCCCGCGTCGATTTCGTTCTCGGTCCTCTCCAATGGTTCGGTGTTGTTCGCAGGTGAATCGGAAACCGGCCCGGACGGAATGTGTCGCGTCACGGTCCCCGACGATGTGGTGATCCCGCCCGATTCACGACTCAAGGTCACGGCCAACACGGACGGTGAAGAGCAAGCCAACGCGACGATCGAGATTCCCCTGGAACCGACGCGTTGTCTGACTTACGTGACCGTCGATCGACCGGTGTATCGTCCCGGCGAAACGATCTTCTTTCGATCTCTGACATTGAATCGACGTTCCTTGGCCGCTCACGCCGATGTGCCCATCGAATATCATTTGCTCGATCCCAGTGGTGCCAAGATCGGTGCGTTGGAGATCGCCGGAGTGACAGACCGAGGTGTGGGCAACGGTTCGTTTGCGCTGCCCAGTTTTGCACCGGGCGGAACCTACAAGCTGGTCGCCAAGAGCCTGGACGGATTCTTTCCCGACGAAGAACGTGAGATCCAGGTTCGAGCGTATCGGGTCCCGCGTTTCAAGAAAGATCTTGAGTTTCGTCGCCGCAGCTACGGAGCGACCGATACCGTCGAAGCCGACTTCTCCGTGCGACGAGCCGAAGGCGAGGTGCTGGCCGATGCAACCGCGGTGGTGACCGCTCGCGTCGACGAACGTGTGATCTATGAAAACACGACGCGGACCGGTGAGGACGGCACGCTGGCCATCGAGTTCAAGCTGCCCGAGGTGATCGAAAAAGGTGTCGGCACGTTGTCCGTGATGATCGACGACGGCAGCGTCAAAGAAACGCAGTCCAAGAGCATTCCGATTCACACCGGCAAGGTCACGATGGAGTTCTATCCCGAAGGCGGCTATCTCGTCGACGGATTGGACAATCGCGTTTACTTCAACGCTCGTGATTCACTCGGGGAACCGATCGAAGTGACCGGGGAAGTCCTCTCCGCATCGGGAAAGAAAGTGGCCGATATCCAAACGGTTCGCGACGGGATGGGCCTATTTCGGTTCGTCCCCGAAGTCGGTCAGCGATACCAAGTCAAGATTGTCTCGCCCCTGGACGTGACAAGCACGCCTGAGTTGCCCGCCGTGGTGGAGAACCTGCCGGTAATCGATACCCTCGATGGTGTACTCGATTCCAATGAAGCGTTGGGCATGATCGTTCGCTCGCCCAAACGTCGTGATGTGCTGGTTCACGTCGTCTGTCGAGGCGAGTTGGTTGGTCAGCAACGTGTCGCTCTCAAGAAAGGCGACAACACCATTGCGGTCGCACTGCAGCCATCTGCCAATGGTGTTCTGCGTGTGACCGTGCTGGATGCCCAGTCAACACCGCCGACTCCGATGGTGGAGCGACTGGTGTTCCGTCGCAGCGATCAGGAATTGAACGTACGCGTGGTGTCCGACGACGGAGTCTCTCGTGACAGTGCGATCGAACGATCGCCCGGCGAAGCCACTCGGTTGACTTTGCAGGTGACCGATGAAAACGATCGACCGATCGCCGCGGTGTTGGGGGTCAGCGTGGTGGACGACGCGTCACTGAGTTTGGATGAGACGGAACGTCCGACGCTCAAGACACATTTTTTGTTGACCAGTGAAGTTCAATCGCCAGAAGATCTGGAGCACGCGAATTTCTACTTGAGCGATGACGCCGAGGCTGCCGAGAGCCTGGACTTGCTGTTGGGCACACAGGGTTGGCGACGTTTTGTCAGTGGTTCGGCTGATCAAGCCGACGGTGCTTTTAAAGAGCAACTGACCAAGCTGTTGGATTTGGATGGAAGTCGAAACTCGGAGTTGCCTGTTCAGGTCAGCAACGAACCTGTATTTCACAGTCAGTGGAGCGTGTATCAATCCAAGATGCGAGACGCATGGCAAGCATTGATCGGCGAGACAATGGTATTGTTGCTGCTGGTCGGCATGGTGTGGGTGGTGTTCGTTGCTTTGATCAGTCTTTTTGCTCGGCGACGCACCGCATCCGTGTTCGCGGGGTTGTTGTTGCTGGTTGTGTCGGGGTTGATGATCGCCGGATGCGGTGTTCCCGAAAATCGTGTGGTCAGCACCGCTGAGATTAAGAGTGACGAGGCAGGCTCTGCCATGGCGTCCGGCGAAGAAGCGGACATGAGTGCGGCGAAAGCTTGGGCAGAAAATCCAACGGAAATCAAACCTGTTGAGTCGTCCGCGCCGGCAGCGGAGAAGCCCACCTCTGAGCCGGCTGATCTTGGTGGACGCGATGACGAAGCGAAGTGGAGCGACTTGGTCGATGCCGGACGTGACATGATGAAGGGGATGAAAGGCATGGACGGCTTTCCAATGAACGAGTTGGCAGGCGATTTCGCAGGTCAAGCCTTCGAAGACCGCAGTGACATGAACGCATTCGGTGGACCCGGCCTGGACATGGGCATGGGCATGGGCAATGCGATGGGACAAGGCATGGGTCTCGATCCGGTTGCCAATCGTCAACAGCGATTTCGCGAGCAGTTGAGCCAGTATGCAAACAGTCGTGGCATCAGCGGTAAGGATCTTGCCAATCAATTGCTGGCCGAATTGCGGTTCCCCGTCCGCGAATACGCTCACCAGCATCAACGGCCTGATCCGGAGGTGCGATCGGATTTTGCCGAGACACTCTATTGGAATCCTTTGCTGATCACGGACTCCCGAGGCAAAGCGACGATCCGATTCGACGTGTCCGACTCCGTCACGCTCTTTCGCGTCAACATCGATGGGCATACCACGGACGGAAGGATCGGCAGTGGGGATGCCGAAGTGGTCTCTCGTTTGCCTTTCCAAATCGAGCCCAAGTTGCCGCTGGAGGTCACCAGTGGTGACCGCATCGATCTGCCTGTCGCGGTCGTCAATGCGACAAAGGACGAAGTGGATGTGTCGCTTGACTTGGTCGTCGGTGACGAACTGTCGGCCGAGTCTACCGCGGCAACTTTGTCGGGCATCGCCGGACTCGATCGCACGCGGCAGTACTTTCCGTTGTTTGTCGGTTCTGGTCACAACGAAAAGACTGCGTCGATCGAGATCCGTGGCCGAACCGCGGCACCGGGCGGCCAAGTGCTGAAGGACAACATCCGCCGAACGCTCAAGATTTCGCCACGCGGATATCCGATGTCCTCGGCGCTGTCCGGGACGATCAACGAGTCCGCGGAAGTCGATTTGCCGATTCCTCGCGATATCGTGCCGGGATCCTTGGCTGTCACCTTGCGAGTGTATCCGTCTCGCTTGGCAGATTTGATGTCGGGCGTGGAAGGGATCTTGCAAGAACCGCACGGGTGTTTTGAGCAGACCTCCGCGACCAACTATCCCAACACGATGGCTTTGCTGTTGATGAAACAAAACGGGATCGCCAAACCCGAGATCACTCGCAAGGCGACGGGAATGTTGGAGCGCGGTTACGGCAAGCTGACCAGCTTTGAGTGCCAGCAACTCGGCTACGAGTGGTTCGGCAGCGATCCAGGTCACGAAGCGCTCTCGGCATTCGGCTTGATGCAGTTCGCCGATATGCAGCAGGTCATGCAAGTCGACACCGAGATGGTCCAACGCACACGGACCTGGTTGATGTCCAGGCGTGATGGCAAAGGCGGTTTTCATCGCAACCCAAGACACCTGCATGTCTGGTCGGTGCAGCAGGAAATCGTCAACGCGTACGTGATGTGGGCGTTGACGGAGGCCGACGTTGCGTCCGGCCAACCACAACGATCCGCCAGAGAGATGGCCAAGGAATTGGATGAAATCCAACGCGTCGCCCAGTCCAGTGAAGACGCGTACTTGATCGCATTGTCGGCAGCGACGTTGATGAACGCCGGGCGAGTTTCGGTCGGTGAAAAATTACTGAATCGACTCGGTGAGCTGCAAGCCGATGACGGTGGTTTGGACGGGGCAACGACCGTCGTTTCCAGTGGCGGGATCTCACGACAAGTCGAGACGACTTCGCTGGCCATCCTGGCATGGCTGAAAAGCAAGCAGCACGTTGAGCGTACGCGTCGGGCAACAATGTGGCTGTTGGCGCATCGTCAATCCGGTAGCGGATTCGGCAGCACACAAGCGACCGTGCTGGCGCTCAAGGCGCTCGTGGGTGCCGGCAAACTGTTGGGCAACAACTCGTCTGGTTCCTTGCAAGTCCAACTTGGCGACGAAACGATCGGGCAAGCGTCCTGGTCGACGATCGATAGCGGTGACGCGATTGAAATCCGTGGACTCGGTGATGAGTTGTTGAAACGACTCTCAGCCGATCGGGAAACGGAATCGGTCGCGTTGAAACTCTTGGCACCGGGCTGTGAAAGTCTGGCCTTCAGCATCGACATCGTTTCACATGCCGAGACACCGATCAGTGACGCGAGTTGTCCGCTGAAGTTGACGACGGAGTTCGTGGGAGGCGACAAGGCCACCTCGTTGACCGATGGAGCAACCGCAACGGTCCGTGCGACTTTGGTGAACACGACCGACGCCGGTCAACCGATGGCGGTCGCCGTCGTGGGATTGCCCGGTGGCGTGGAGCCAAAGATGGAGGAGCTGGACGAATTACAAGAGGCCGGCCAGTTTGACTACTACGAACTGCGAGGCCGGGACGTCGTGTTTTACTGGCGAACGCTGGAACCATCGGCGAAAAAGACGATCGATTTCACCGTCACTGCAACCGTCCCCGGCAGCTACACCGGCCCCGCATCGCGAACCTACCTGTACTACACCGCGGAGGCAAAGAACTGGACAGCACCACTGAAAGTCGAGACGGCACGATAG
- a CDS encoding RNA polymerase sigma factor, with protein sequence MTDAPSKTEPPDLTDFSELLEQLFDDARGEILGTLFYLVGNIEDARDALQETFLKCWRKRQELSDITNLRAWVFRVALNTGRDFRKTAWNRRRQSLAEDAVMVSTAESPDSGLVQDEQIQRLQHAVRQLRAEEQEVFLLRQNGELTYEEIAQTTSLPIGTVKTRMRTAIRQLRQSVGDLS encoded by the coding sequence ATGACCGATGCACCCTCCAAGACCGAACCCCCGGATCTGACTGATTTCAGCGAATTGCTGGAACAGTTGTTCGATGATGCGCGTGGCGAAATCTTGGGAACGCTGTTTTATCTGGTCGGGAATATCGAAGACGCTCGTGACGCGCTGCAAGAAACGTTCTTGAAATGTTGGCGGAAACGCCAGGAACTCTCGGACATCACCAACTTGCGTGCTTGGGTCTTTCGGGTCGCGCTCAATACCGGACGTGATTTTCGAAAGACGGCTTGGAATCGCCGTCGCCAGTCCCTAGCCGAGGACGCTGTGATGGTTTCTACCGCTGAGAGCCCCGATTCGGGGCTCGTCCAAGACGAACAGATACAACGCTTGCAACATGCCGTGCGGCAGTTGCGAGCCGAAGAGCAGGAAGTGTTTCTGCTGCGGCAGAACGGCGAATTGACTTACGAGGAAATCGCCCAAACCACTTCGCTCCCGATCGGCACCGTCAAAACTCGGATGCGCACCGCCATCCGTCAACTCCGCCAAAGCGTGGGGGACCTGTCATGA